The Benincasa hispida cultivar B227 chromosome 11, ASM972705v1, whole genome shotgun sequence genome has a segment encoding these proteins:
- the LOC120091120 gene encoding probable mediator of RNA polymerase II transcription subunit 26b isoform X2: MAAKSGSLDSWRNYFRNANSDIFGIIDYAILVAASDCPKEFRLRRDRIAEQLFSCRLTRCLGCDRVELAVAGDIDGDDGETGFKSDFAGDGCEFEAGGSKESKVYSSRDDIGEMNCNRVSNFSFGEAEALTDEIEQESQIVGEVLRIKEILNNFEEESDSVLFESLRRLELMALSVDTLQATEIGKAVNGLRKHGSKHIRHLARVLIMEWKEMVDEWVKATAAVQEVTPDSKNKSASVKEEDNYEEEEGLPSPPLDEAAFFTTQPTSMELSQFFDGMDDDGNPRNSGDFVKNRNNVRKTSNGNQNPVRSNQQTALEVNVLAKENMTQMKEQVVKPNRPSSNTNSGLLRPQKLSTEQKDNHEKFQRKLDKPTIPKRNQQVNYKCSDEVAVQVKLEATKRKLQESYQQAENAKKQRTIQVMELHDLPKQGLGHRNPHLKSGGYNRNWANGRR; the protein is encoded by the exons ATGGCTGCCAAGTCTGGGTCGCTGGATTCCTGGAGGAATTACTTCCGGAATGCGAATTCGGATATTTTTGGCATAATCGATTACGCAATCTTGGTGGCGGCTTCCGATTGTCCTAAGGAGTTCAGGTTGAGGAGAGATCGAATTGCGGAGCAGTTGTTCTCTTGCCGATTGACTCGTTGTTTGGGTTGCGACCGAGTGGAGCTGGCGGTGGCCGGAGACATCGACGGCGATGACGGTGAAACGGGTTTCAAAAGCGATTTCGCCGGAGATGGGTGTGAGTTTGAGGCTGGTGGGAGCAAAGAGAGCAAGGTTTATAGTAGTAGAGATGATATAGGGGAGATGAATTGTAACCGGGTTAGTAATTTTAGCTTTGGTGAAGCTGAAGCATTGACTGATGAAATTGAACAAgaatctcagattgttggagaGGTTTTGAGGATCAAAGAGATTCTGaataattttgaagaagag TCTGATTCAGTGTTGTTTGAATCACTTAGAAGACTTGAATTGATGGCTTTATCAGTTGATACTCTGCAG GCGACTGAGATTGGCAAAGCTGTTAATGGTCTTCGAAAGCATGGATCAAAGCACATCCGCCATCTTGCTCGAGTTCTTATCAT GGAGTGGAAAGAAATGGTGGACGAGTGGGTGAAGGCTACAGCTGCTGTTCAAG AGGTCACACCAGATTCAAAAAACAAGTCTGCTTCggtaaaagaagaagataattatgaagaagaagaagggctTCCCTCTCCTCCTTTAGATGAAGCTGCATTTTTTACCACTCAGCCCACATCTATGGAGCTCTCACAA TTCTTTGATGGCATGGACGATGATGGAA ATCCTCGAAATAGTGGTGACTTCGTCAAGAACCGCAATAATGTGAGAAAAACATCAAATGGCAATCAAAACCCTGTAAGGAGTAACCAACAAACCGCTCTAGAGGTCAATGTGCTTGCTAAGGAAAATATGACCCAAATGAAGGAACAAGTTGTGAAGCCAAATAGGCCATCCTCAAATACAAATTCTGGGCTTTTGAGGCCACAGAAGCTAAGCACAGAACAGAAGGACAACCATGAGAAGTTCCAGCGCAAATTGGATAAACCTACAATCCCAAAGAGGAATCAGCAAGTC AACTACAAGTGCTCGGATGAGGTTGCAGTTCAAGTGAAACTAGAAGCTACAAAGAGGAAACTCCAAGAGAGTTACCAACAAGCTGAAAATG CCAAGAAGCAGCGTACGATACAGGTTATGGAATTACACGATCTTCCCAAGCAAGGACTTGGCCACAGAAATCCACACCTAAAATCTGGAGGCTACAACCGGAATTGGGCAAATGGGCGTCGTTAG
- the LOC120091120 gene encoding probable mediator of RNA polymerase II transcription subunit 26b isoform X1 produces the protein MAAKSGSLDSWRNYFRNANSDIFGIIDYAILVAASDCPKEFRLRRDRIAEQLFSCRLTRCLGCDRVELAVAGDIDGDDGETGFKSDFAGDGCEFEAGGSKESKVYSSRDDIGEMNCNRVSNFSFGEAEALTDEIEQESQIVGEVLRIKEILNNFEEESDSVLFESLRRLELMALSVDTLQATEIGKAVNGLRKHGSKHIRHLARVLIMEWKEMVDEWVKATAAVQGAEVTPDSKNKSASVKEEDNYEEEEGLPSPPLDEAAFFTTQPTSMELSQFFDGMDDDGNPRNSGDFVKNRNNVRKTSNGNQNPVRSNQQTALEVNVLAKENMTQMKEQVVKPNRPSSNTNSGLLRPQKLSTEQKDNHEKFQRKLDKPTIPKRNQQVNYKCSDEVAVQVKLEATKRKLQESYQQAENAKKQRTIQVMELHDLPKQGLGHRNPHLKSGGYNRNWANGRR, from the exons ATGGCTGCCAAGTCTGGGTCGCTGGATTCCTGGAGGAATTACTTCCGGAATGCGAATTCGGATATTTTTGGCATAATCGATTACGCAATCTTGGTGGCGGCTTCCGATTGTCCTAAGGAGTTCAGGTTGAGGAGAGATCGAATTGCGGAGCAGTTGTTCTCTTGCCGATTGACTCGTTGTTTGGGTTGCGACCGAGTGGAGCTGGCGGTGGCCGGAGACATCGACGGCGATGACGGTGAAACGGGTTTCAAAAGCGATTTCGCCGGAGATGGGTGTGAGTTTGAGGCTGGTGGGAGCAAAGAGAGCAAGGTTTATAGTAGTAGAGATGATATAGGGGAGATGAATTGTAACCGGGTTAGTAATTTTAGCTTTGGTGAAGCTGAAGCATTGACTGATGAAATTGAACAAgaatctcagattgttggagaGGTTTTGAGGATCAAAGAGATTCTGaataattttgaagaagag TCTGATTCAGTGTTGTTTGAATCACTTAGAAGACTTGAATTGATGGCTTTATCAGTTGATACTCTGCAG GCGACTGAGATTGGCAAAGCTGTTAATGGTCTTCGAAAGCATGGATCAAAGCACATCCGCCATCTTGCTCGAGTTCTTATCAT GGAGTGGAAAGAAATGGTGGACGAGTGGGTGAAGGCTACAGCTGCTGTTCAAG GTGCAGAGGTCACACCAGATTCAAAAAACAAGTCTGCTTCggtaaaagaagaagataattatgaagaagaagaagggctTCCCTCTCCTCCTTTAGATGAAGCTGCATTTTTTACCACTCAGCCCACATCTATGGAGCTCTCACAA TTCTTTGATGGCATGGACGATGATGGAA ATCCTCGAAATAGTGGTGACTTCGTCAAGAACCGCAATAATGTGAGAAAAACATCAAATGGCAATCAAAACCCTGTAAGGAGTAACCAACAAACCGCTCTAGAGGTCAATGTGCTTGCTAAGGAAAATATGACCCAAATGAAGGAACAAGTTGTGAAGCCAAATAGGCCATCCTCAAATACAAATTCTGGGCTTTTGAGGCCACAGAAGCTAAGCACAGAACAGAAGGACAACCATGAGAAGTTCCAGCGCAAATTGGATAAACCTACAATCCCAAAGAGGAATCAGCAAGTC AACTACAAGTGCTCGGATGAGGTTGCAGTTCAAGTGAAACTAGAAGCTACAAAGAGGAAACTCCAAGAGAGTTACCAACAAGCTGAAAATG CCAAGAAGCAGCGTACGATACAGGTTATGGAATTACACGATCTTCCCAAGCAAGGACTTGGCCACAGAAATCCACACCTAAAATCTGGAGGCTACAACCGGAATTGGGCAAATGGGCGTCGTTAG